Proteins encoded within one genomic window of Bombina bombina isolate aBomBom1 chromosome 1, aBomBom1.pri, whole genome shotgun sequence:
- the LOC128645830 gene encoding putative glutamine amidotransferase-like class 1 domain-containing protein 3B, mitochondrial, producing the protein MAKKVALVLAGCGVYDGSEVHESSAVFVHLSRAGAQVVFFAPNIDQMHVVDHVKGQPTEEKRNVLTESARIARGNIKDLKDMEISEYDALIIPGGFGVAKNLSTWAVKGKDCTVLQAMEVIIRGFHAAKKPIGLCCISPVLAAKILPGCELTVGCDTECEKWPHAGTADAIKQLGCKHVNKQVSEVHVDEKNKLVTTSAFMCNSPIHEIYDGIGEMVKDVLKLA; encoded by the exons ATGGCTAAGAAAGTGGCACTCGTGCTTGCTGGCTGCGGTGTGTACGATGGGAGTGAGGTTCACGAATCCTCTGCAGTGTTTGTGCACCTGAGCAGAGCGGGAGCACAG GTTGTATTCTTTGCACCCAACATAGATCAGATGCATGTGGTTGACCATGTGAAGGGACAGCCAACCGAAGAGAAGCGCAATGTGCTTACTGAGAGCGCACGGATTGCAAGAGGAAATATTAAAGATCTCAAAGATATGGAAATTAGTGAATATGATGCCCTTATTATACCAG GTGGTTTTGGAGTCGCAAAAAACTTATCAACCTGGGCAGTGAAAGGAAAAGACTGCACGGTTTTACAAGCTATGGAAGTTATTATCAGGGGATTCCATGCTGCTAAAAAGCCGATTGGTCTGTGCTGTATATCACCGGTCCTGGCGGCTAAAATCCTACCTGGGTGTGAATTAACTGTTGGCTGTGACACAGAATGTGAAAA ATGGCCGCACGCAGGCACAGCAGACGCCATTAAGCAGCTTGGCTGTAAACACGTCAACAAACAAGTCAGTGAAGTTCATGTGGATGAAAAAAACAAACTTGTCACCACCAGCGCTTTTATGTGCAACAGCCCAATTCATGAGATCTATGACGGCATTGGAGAAATGGTTAAGGATGTGCTGAAATTAGCTTAA